Proteins encoded together in one Labilibaculum sp. DW002 window:
- a CDS encoding nitrilase-related carbon-nitrogen hydrolase, which yields MKLAIIQFAPVFGDLKATLAVLTDLLEQVKKADLVVLPELANSGYNFNSKEEAFSLAETIKSSVFLDFLQAKCKLYGFTIATGFAEKENDSLYNSSVLLNGDGIIGTYRKLHLFMNEKQIFKQGNLGLPVFEIKGVKIGMLVCFDWMFPEVWRKLALKGVDLILHPSNLVLPYAQSVIPSYALVNRIFIATANRIGIEKELCFTGQSIIANPKGELLAKANKGEEVLIVDIDPLIARNKMITPLNNAFEDRRTDIYE from the coding sequence ATGAAACTAGCGATCATTCAATTCGCTCCAGTATTTGGAGATCTAAAAGCGACTTTAGCTGTCTTAACTGACTTATTAGAGCAAGTAAAAAAGGCTGATTTGGTTGTATTGCCTGAGTTAGCGAATTCGGGTTACAATTTTAATTCTAAGGAAGAGGCTTTCAGTTTAGCTGAAACGATTAAGTCTAGTGTATTTCTAGATTTTCTTCAAGCTAAATGTAAATTGTATGGTTTTACGATTGCTACTGGTTTCGCAGAAAAAGAAAATGATAGTTTATACAATTCTTCGGTGTTGCTAAATGGGGATGGAATTATAGGAACTTATCGGAAATTGCATCTTTTCATGAATGAAAAGCAGATATTTAAGCAAGGCAACTTAGGATTGCCGGTTTTTGAAATTAAAGGTGTGAAAATTGGGATGCTGGTTTGTTTCGATTGGATGTTTCCCGAAGTTTGGCGTAAATTGGCTTTGAAAGGAGTCGATCTTATTTTGCATCCTTCCAATTTGGTATTGCCATATGCACAATCGGTTATTCCTTCTTATGCATTGGTCAATCGAATTTTCATTGCTACAGCAAATCGAATTGGAATCGAAAAGGAGCTTTGTTTTACGGGACAATCAATAATTGCAAATCCAAAAGGAGAGCTTCTTGCTAAAGCGAATAAAGGAGAAGAAGTTTTGATTGTTGATATTGATCCATTAATTGCGCGGAACAAAATGATAACTCCATTGAATAACGCTTTTGAAGACAGACGAACAGATATTTACGAATAG
- a CDS encoding 5-formyltetrahydrofolate cyclo-ligase, whose protein sequence is MNTADIDQQKRIIRKEIKLLKQNYSEQQSKEMSMPILEKLESLKEFKEARTIMLYWSMKDEVFSHDFVCKWAKEKKVILPSVKGQTLDLKVFAGKEELVDGENYGIPEPDGPVFMAEDEIDLILIPGVAFDKANNRMGRGKAYYDRLLQSLSAYKVGICFHFQLLDDVPIDEHDIKMDAIVY, encoded by the coding sequence ATGAACACTGCTGATATCGACCAACAAAAAAGAATTATCCGAAAGGAAATAAAACTGCTTAAGCAAAATTATTCTGAGCAGCAAAGTAAGGAAATGTCAATGCCTATTCTCGAAAAACTTGAGAGCTTGAAGGAATTTAAAGAAGCTAGAACAATCATGTTATATTGGTCGATGAAGGATGAGGTGTTTTCACATGATTTTGTTTGTAAGTGGGCGAAAGAGAAAAAAGTTATTCTTCCTAGTGTTAAAGGGCAAACGCTGGATTTAAAAGTATTTGCAGGGAAAGAGGAATTGGTTGATGGTGAAAATTATGGAATACCCGAGCCAGATGGACCTGTATTTATGGCTGAAGATGAAATTGATTTGATTTTAATTCCAGGAGTTGCTTTTGATAAAGCAAATAACAGAATGGGTAGAGGAAAAGCTTATTACGATCGATTGTTACAATCCTTAAGTGCTTATAAAGTTGGAATTTGTTTTCACTTTCAGCTTTTGGATGATGTTCCAATCGATGAACACGATATTAAAATGGATGCAATTGTTTATTAA
- a CDS encoding DUF362 domain-containing protein, giving the protein MAYVINDDCISCGSCEGECPVEAISMGDERYVIDADLCTDCGTCVDACPVEAIHPE; this is encoded by the coding sequence ATGGCTTACGTAATTAACGACGATTGTATTTCTTGCGGTTCATGCGAAGGGGAATGTCCAGTTGAAGCGATCTCTATGGGAGATGAGCGTTATGTTATCGATGCAGATCTTTGTACTGACTGTGGTACTTGCGTTGATGCTTGTCCTGTAGAAGCTATTCATCCTGAATAA
- a CDS encoding M20 metallopeptidase family protein, which produces MTDLKTKIKAFSKSINAEIKDIRAHLHSNPELSFVEVETSKFIQNYLKKIGIPYKSGFAKTGIVGKIEGKNPNKKVIALRSDMDALPITENPQNKYCSINNGVMHACGHDLHMASLLGTAKILSEFKDEWEGTVLLIFQPGEELLPGGAKLMMEEGALQPEPEWILGQHVLPDMPAGTVGFRSGMYMASGDEIYLNIKGKGGHAAMPHKCTDNVLIASHIIVALQQIVSRHCDARIPTVLSFGKMIANGATNIIPEEVKIEGTFRTMNEEWRAKAKQLITNIAKSTASGMGAECEVEIRHGYPFLVNDEDLTHEAKKNAIDILGDDKVVNMDIRMTTEDFGFYSQKYPVTFYRFGVKSDKNGSLHTSNFEANDDSLETSMNTMAWLAISHLNK; this is translated from the coding sequence ATGACCGATTTAAAAACCAAAATTAAGGCATTCTCAAAATCAATTAATGCTGAAATTAAAGATATACGAGCACACTTACATTCCAATCCAGAATTGTCTTTTGTAGAAGTTGAAACTTCAAAATTCATTCAAAATTATTTAAAGAAAATAGGAATCCCTTACAAAAGCGGCTTTGCTAAAACAGGTATTGTTGGGAAAATTGAAGGCAAAAACCCAAACAAAAAGGTAATTGCTTTACGTTCAGATATGGATGCTTTGCCTATTACAGAAAATCCACAAAATAAATATTGTTCTATAAACAATGGTGTAATGCATGCTTGCGGGCACGATTTACACATGGCTAGCTTATTAGGAACTGCTAAAATATTAAGCGAATTTAAAGATGAATGGGAAGGAACCGTTTTGCTTATTTTTCAACCTGGTGAAGAACTATTACCAGGTGGGGCAAAATTAATGATGGAAGAAGGAGCTTTGCAACCCGAACCAGAATGGATTTTAGGACAACATGTTCTTCCGGATATGCCTGCTGGAACAGTTGGTTTCCGATCGGGAATGTACATGGCTTCGGGTGATGAGATTTACTTAAACATTAAAGGTAAAGGAGGCCATGCTGCTATGCCTCACAAATGCACTGACAATGTTCTTATTGCATCTCATATTATCGTTGCATTGCAACAAATAGTAAGCAGACATTGTGATGCCAGAATACCTACGGTACTGTCTTTTGGCAAGATGATTGCCAATGGTGCTACCAATATTATCCCCGAAGAGGTAAAAATAGAAGGTACTTTTAGAACCATGAACGAAGAATGGAGAGCAAAGGCGAAACAGTTAATTACCAACATTGCAAAATCAACAGCTTCTGGAATGGGTGCCGAGTGTGAAGTCGAGATAAGACATGGATATCCTTTTCTTGTTAATGATGAAGATTTAACTCACGAAGCCAAAAAAAATGCAATAGATATACTCGGCGATGACAAGGTTGTGAACATGGATATTAGAATGACAACGGAAGATTTTGGGTTTTACTCGCAAAAATACCCCGTTACCTTCTATCGTTTTGGCGTTAAATCAGACAAAAACGGCTCCTTGCACACTTCAAATTTTGAAGCAAATGATGATTCGTTAGAGACATCGATGAATACAATGGCTTGGTTAGCAATCTCGCACCTAAATAAATAA